In Dethiosulfovibrio salsuginis, a single window of DNA contains:
- a CDS encoding MBL fold metallo-hydrolase RNA specificity domain-containing protein, whose protein sequence is MRLKILGAAGEVTGSNYMLEVGSKRVLIDCGFHQGRDEEARNREPFHFDPTSVDAVILTHAHIDHTGRVPLLVKQGFKGRILATLPTVELTEVLWRDSARLMREEAEWKTKKNFRKGLPEVFPLFEDEDVTTALNFLSPATYDDKVDVVPGLTVRFRDAGHIMGSSILEIWLTEGEQSVKIVFSGDLGPQKTVMERNPAAITGADYVVIESTYGDREHKTNEESREEFQSLMGEILPGRGKVFIPTFVVDRAQRVMYELMLLQDQGLAADIPIYFDSPMGVKATKIYEEHLDLCSSEIQEYRHSGKHPFSPDRLKYVSGVEESQAINDVDNGIVLAGSGMCNGGRIVHHLKHGIWNPENHVVFVGYQAVGTLGRRLVDGQKKLRIAGEDVTVRAQLHTINGFSAHADRRDLMTWADNFSKSAPTFLVTHGEPKAANSLAGALKEAGFQAIVPAVDQEFELTSSEKERVSRIIVSSPQRDVASYVDLARVLDEISLSVNRLSDSAPKITNVEQALPLLKSAKILLDTVTNQAKY, encoded by the coding sequence ATGAGGCTTAAGATATTAGGCGCGGCAGGAGAGGTAACTGGGTCTAACTATATGTTGGAGGTCGGATCTAAAAGGGTGCTGATAGACTGCGGTTTCCACCAGGGAAGGGATGAAGAGGCCAGAAATCGAGAGCCATTCCACTTTGATCCCACCAGCGTGGATGCGGTGATCCTTACCCACGCTCATATCGACCATACCGGCAGGGTCCCTCTTCTCGTAAAGCAGGGTTTTAAAGGACGTATACTGGCCACACTTCCCACGGTTGAACTGACGGAGGTTCTTTGGAGAGACTCTGCGAGGCTTATGAGAGAAGAAGCGGAGTGGAAGACAAAGAAGAACTTCCGAAAGGGGCTTCCTGAGGTTTTCCCTCTCTTCGAGGATGAAGACGTCACCACCGCTCTTAACTTTCTTTCTCCCGCTACCTATGACGATAAAGTCGACGTAGTGCCAGGGCTGACCGTCAGATTCAGGGACGCAGGGCACATAATGGGAAGTTCGATACTTGAGATATGGCTGACCGAAGGGGAACAGAGCGTAAAGATCGTTTTCAGCGGAGACCTCGGTCCACAGAAGACCGTTATGGAGAGAAATCCGGCAGCCATAACAGGAGCTGACTATGTGGTCATAGAGTCCACCTATGGAGATAGGGAACATAAGACCAACGAAGAGAGCCGAGAGGAATTTCAATCTCTGATGGGGGAAATTCTGCCTGGTAGAGGTAAGGTCTTTATCCCCACGTTCGTCGTCGATAGAGCTCAAAGGGTTATGTACGAACTTATGTTGCTCCAGGATCAGGGGTTGGCCGCCGATATCCCTATATACTTCGATTCTCCTATGGGAGTTAAAGCCACTAAAATATACGAAGAACATCTGGATCTTTGCTCCAGCGAGATTCAGGAATATCGCCATAGCGGGAAGCATCCGTTCTCCCCTGATAGGTTGAAGTACGTTTCAGGAGTCGAAGAATCACAGGCTATAAACGACGTGGATAACGGCATAGTTCTGGCCGGAAGCGGCATGTGTAACGGAGGAAGAATCGTCCATCACCTTAAGCACGGTATATGGAATCCCGAAAACCACGTGGTCTTTGTGGGATATCAGGCTGTAGGGACCCTGGGTCGTCGTCTGGTTGATGGTCAGAAAAAACTGCGTATAGCCGGTGAGGACGTTACTGTGAGGGCACAGCTCCACACGATCAACGGATTCTCCGCTCACGCCGATCGCCGAGACCTTATGACTTGGGCTGATAACTTTTCCAAAAGTGCACCGACTTTTCTCGTAACCCATGGAGAGCCTAAAGCGGCGAACTCCCTGGCTGGGGCTCTGAAAGAAGCGGGATTTCAGGCAATAGTCCCTGCGGTCGATCAGGAGTTTGAGTTGACCTCCAGCGAGAAGGAAAGGGTCTCCAGGATCATAGTCTCCTCTCCCCAGAGGGATGTCGCCAGCTACGTCGATCTCGCAAGGGTCTTAGACGAAATCTCTCTCTCCGTAAACAGGCTCAGCGATTCTGCCCCTAAGATAACCAACGTAGAGCAGGCTCTTCCTCTCTTGAAGTCCGCTAAAATATTGTTGGATACGGTCACCAATCAGGCTAAATATTGA
- a CDS encoding sensor histidine kinase: MNWLKAPFRWSLSKIFLLAVLLPAVAVVVTAGIGIYHHDRAMSRVMSSYVENLAESVASRVNAQDPRWDLPISVIGLLRQLQIFEWGPSLPGWIAVVDVDGKVLLASPGAESTLKKLWIEGIPVGKAVQLADSDGDKYTVAVWPASSTFVVAAVGWSQLIGPMVQATRLWALLMAVVAVAAVTSGFLLWYWVVSPLKDLSGEISRLNWGCDIPKMPQTPSVVELEGLREVLCRLSAAAREKVELWNRYLQDVVRVQEGEKSRIARDLHDGPVQEITALIQRLKLASLDPPEAVEGHLRLAEDIGRDTVKQLRELCTQLSPPWLDLGLKHSLDELGDRLSRYLDISVNVEVDEKVSDYPDMTLAFFRIAQEAIHNAVRHGGADTIDLMVQKDKGGTILSVKDNGSGFAFSGDLETYRCSGHRGLLNMNERINLIGGNMEITSSPGNGCALMFLVPDR; the protein is encoded by the coding sequence ATGAATTGGTTGAAGGCTCCTTTTAGGTGGAGCCTATCGAAGATATTCCTCCTTGCGGTGCTTCTCCCCGCTGTCGCGGTGGTTGTCACAGCAGGAATAGGAATCTATCATCACGACAGGGCCATGTCCAGGGTGATGTCCTCATACGTAGAAAACCTTGCGGAGAGTGTGGCTTCCAGGGTGAACGCTCAGGATCCCCGTTGGGATCTTCCGATATCGGTGATCGGTCTTCTAAGGCAGCTTCAGATATTCGAGTGGGGACCGTCTCTTCCCGGCTGGATAGCGGTAGTCGATGTGGACGGAAAGGTTCTGTTAGCTTCTCCAGGAGCGGAGAGTACCCTCAAAAAACTCTGGATAGAGGGTATTCCCGTAGGGAAAGCGGTTCAGCTAGCGGACTCGGACGGGGATAAATACACCGTCGCTGTGTGGCCAGCCTCGTCGACCTTCGTCGTCGCCGCCGTAGGTTGGAGCCAGTTGATAGGCCCTATGGTGCAGGCCACTAGGCTGTGGGCTCTCCTCATGGCCGTCGTCGCTGTGGCAGCGGTGACCTCGGGATTTTTACTGTGGTACTGGGTAGTAAGTCCGTTGAAAGACCTCTCCGGTGAGATCTCAAGATTGAACTGGGGGTGCGACATACCAAAGATGCCTCAGACTCCCTCGGTGGTTGAGCTGGAGGGGCTCAGAGAGGTTCTCTGTCGACTTTCTGCGGCGGCAAGGGAGAAGGTCGAACTGTGGAATCGCTACCTTCAGGACGTGGTCAGAGTGCAGGAGGGGGAGAAGTCGAGAATAGCCAGAGATCTCCACGATGGACCTGTGCAGGAGATAACCGCCTTGATACAGAGGCTCAAGCTAGCCTCTCTCGATCCCCCCGAAGCGGTCGAAGGACATCTAAGACTTGCGGAGGACATAGGAAGGGATACGGTTAAACAGCTGAGAGAGCTCTGTACCCAACTCTCCCCTCCTTGGCTTGATCTGGGGTTGAAACACTCATTGGACGAGTTAGGGGACAGGCTTTCCAGATACCTTGACATATCGGTCAACGTGGAGGTGGATGAAAAGGTATCCGATTATCCCGATATGACCTTGGCTTTTTTTAGAATAGCCCAGGAAGCTATTCACAACGCCGTCAGACATGGCGGGGCGGACACTATCGATCTGATGGTCCAGAAAGATAAGGGCGGTACGATTCTCAGCGTCAAAGACAACGGATCGGGCTTCGCTTTTTCCGGAGATCTTGAGACCTATAGATGTTCTGGTCATAGAGGACTTCTCAATATGAACGAGAGGATCAACCTTATCGGAGGCAATATGGAAATTACGTCATCTCCAGGCAACGGGTGTGCCCTTATGTTTCTAGTTCCCGATCGATAA
- a CDS encoding response regulator transcription factor, producing MEKIKVILADDHPLTRQGLKAYLQRESGIELIGEAADGKEAWDIIEKLVPDVALLDIRMPCEDGISLARKIKETGLPVRSVMLTSYDSQQYVLASLRAGAKGFVLKTTSPEALAKAIQTVMSGGLYLDSEVASAVGQDPHLEDLSPREREVLLCAAKGLSSKEVASELYISERTVQTHLASIYDKLGAHNKTEAMLLALKTGVLTLEELIE from the coding sequence ATGGAAAAAATAAAGGTGATACTTGCGGACGATCACCCTTTAACCAGGCAGGGATTGAAGGCCTATCTTCAGAGGGAGAGCGGAATTGAACTTATAGGAGAGGCCGCGGACGGCAAAGAGGCCTGGGATATTATAGAAAAATTGGTCCCTGATGTGGCCCTTTTGGATATAAGGATGCCCTGTGAGGACGGCATATCCCTTGCCAGAAAGATCAAAGAAACTGGGCTTCCGGTCCGGTCGGTTATGCTCACTTCCTACGACTCTCAGCAATATGTTCTCGCCTCGTTGAGGGCAGGTGCTAAAGGTTTTGTCCTTAAGACTACATCTCCTGAGGCTTTGGCCAAAGCGATCCAGACCGTGATGTCCGGTGGCCTCTACCTGGACAGCGAAGTAGCGTCGGCAGTAGGCCAGGATCCCCACCTTGAGGACCTCTCGCCTAGAGAGAGAGAGGTCCTTCTGTGCGCCGCTAAGGGGCTCTCCAGCAAAGAGGTCGCCTCTGAACTGTACATAAGCGAGAGAACCGTTCAGACCCATCTGGCGTCCATATACGACAAACTTGGAGCTCACAACAAGACTGAAGCCATGCTTCTCGCCCTAAAAACCGGCGTATTAACCTTGGAGGAGCTTATAGAATGA